The DNA sequence TTCCTCGTGATCGATGGAAATCTCAGGATCGATGTTCGCGACGGCGCTGTTCATCTGTCGGCGGGAGAGATGTTCGTCGTGCCGAGAGGCGTCGAGCACAAGCCGTACGCGGAGAACGAGGTCATGGTTCTGCTGATCGAGCCGCGCGGGGTCGCGAACACCGGACGCGAAGGCGGCGAACGCACCGCCCCGAACGACGCCTGGATTTGACCGCTGGCCCGGCTAGTTTAAGCGCGGATGCCCTCAGGATGCGAGAACTTGTTTCGCCCGTTCAATGAACACCGCGGCGTACTTCAAGGCGACTCCAGCGTCCTTCAGCACCCGTCCCACCTGCTCTGCGGTGGCTGCAGCCAGTCTTTCGACTGAATCAATCCCCGCAGCCGCCAGGAGGGCGCGTCTCCTCGGACCGAGACCGCTGATAGAGGCGAGTGATTCGCCCTTGGCGATGGGCGGTTGAGGCGTGGAGGCCGAGGGTCCCTCCGCCGGGTCATCGTCCGGGGCAAATGGGTTGGCCACTCCGGGCCGGCGGCTGGCGGTCGTCCTCAGAATTTCGCGCGCTCTTTCGATGAACACGGCGGCATTCTTAGGCGACACGCCCGTGAGCGCCTGCGCCACCTTCGCCGGGCTCGACGCCGCCAACTCTGCGACCGACGTGATGCCGGCTTTTGTCAGTTGGCGCATGCGTCCTTTGCCGATACCGAGGATCGCCGCAAGGGAAGGGATGACGACCGCCTCCGGACGCTCGGGGGTCGCCCCGGGCACCCGCGTGGCGATGGGAAGCCTCCGCACCGCCACGGAGGGGGCGCCCGCAGCTACCACCCCACCGCCCCGCACCATTTCGGCCCCGCAGTTCGCGCATCGCCCCTGTACGGCCGGCCGGCCTGCCGCGGTGACCGCGGCGGCGGCTTGGGTCAGCGTTTGCTCGTTCTGACAGCATGGGCAGAAACATGAGTCGCCCACCGGCTCGCCAGGCCTGCGGCCCGGCGGCGTGGGTGTACAAAGGCCCTTCGAGGCAAGAATCCGCCCGCCGGACACTTCGTCATAGACCACCCGCGCCTCGGTCACGCGGAGTTCACCGGGCGCCTGCGCAACGAACGACAACGGAATTGAAGGCGAGTCCTGAGCCTGAAACGAGATCTCATTGACCATGAGGGCCGTTCCAGCCGGTAGGACGACGTGAACTCCCGCCTGCGCCGTTCCATCCGGCGTCACCCCGCTGGCCGCGTGTTCGTCAAAGTTCTCGGGAGCAACCGGGAGGTTTAGCGGTGCTCCAATTTCTGAGCCGTCCGCGGCAAGCCAGTGAAGGTCGATGCTCGGATGGTTCTCGGCTGAAATCAGGGGTACGGCCCGTCCTTCGAACCGCAAGACAAAGGCCTTGCCGGGAACCACGTTGACAACCTGCGCCAGTTCGGCGCTCGCGCCGGCAGGGTTCTTGATCACTCTGGCGCCGGCCGAGGCTGTGACCACGATCTGGGAAGAGGCCTGCGCCGGCGGGGTCCATTGCGCAAAGCCGCCGTGTTCATCAAGGATCTGTAGGTCGCCGTTTGCCAGGCTCTCCGAGGTTGCCGTTAGGGAGGCGTTGGCAATCCCGGCGATGACGCCCGGCGGAGCGCTGAAGCGCACTTCGGCTTGCGCGGCGCCGGGGGGCGCACTAAGCTGAGCGCGATGAAGAACGAGACGCTGTTGGCGTTCGGACTGCCGGACGGCCTGGATGGGCACCTGGTCCGTTCGAGTCGCCTCGCAATCCTGTCCCAGCCAGAACACCTCGGCGACGGCGCCTGTCTCCATGGCCAGTCCCCGGAAGCTAATCGTGTAGTTGCATGAGGCGGCGATCGGAATCACCTGCGAAAGCGCGGTCGCGGCTACATTGGCTTCAAAGTCCTGACGCGTGCGATGGCCGAACACCACCGCCAGACCCGGCGGGGGAAGCTCGGGCAGACAGACTGGGAGAACCTGCCCGGAGGTCAAGAACCACTCTGCCGGCACGCGAACACCGAT is a window from the bacterium genome containing:
- a CDS encoding cupin domain-containing protein, which encodes MTYRPINFRQKFGLFTEQWQPKVIAEMNDYQFKVVKLQGDFVWHDHTETDEAFLVIDGNLRIDVRDGAVHLSAGEMFVVPRGVEHKPYAENEVMVLLIEPRGVANTGREGGERTAPNDAWI